The Coffea arabica cultivar ET-39 chromosome 8e, Coffea Arabica ET-39 HiFi, whole genome shotgun sequence genome window below encodes:
- the LOC113703700 gene encoding plant UBX domain-containing protein 8-like: MARPNQEAIEMFMSITGVSESIAIQRLEEHGGDLNQAVNAHFAEGDRNITHETPVAAMEDDVMDIDDAAQVEPQRPPFSLLSSNRNLNPFSLLDPNFRRSILDSGTDFTNRDPFVSHPREVREVPIEVKDGNGQSGRSDSAPIIEDVTETAQAHGPEIRGNVILDEDDDKNVPTGPVERATGHNVGSDNTFGGFSHAPGSRPTAPGIDDMPDYSNDIEEEMIRAAIEASKRDAKMSDHQSQVQDVSRDSMPQHQQSHLEDPELARAMSLSLKTAEREKALRELEGEVGVSEVAGHTPSADVEDHAKSSSPSNGRLHVGISSVPHEEGEDIEEAPLVRHRARHASIGSADTGRDDEEVDVSPRLSPRNHDSLNAPRVDGNDFPSDEWGGISSEEHDEAVMLEAAMFGGIPEGSGYRLPYAPHHMMQNGLNRSMDPYTQRVPRPPSPSLTAQRLLREQQDDEYLASLQADREKELKAKEEAEAAIAEERRKEEEFRKKQEEEQEVDRQLAAKEASLPQEPPSNDENAVTLLVRMPDGSRRGRRFLKSDRLQCLFDFIDISRVVKPGNYRLVRPYPRQAFSDGESGLTLNELGLTSKQEALFLELI, encoded by the exons atGGCGAGACCTAATCAGGAAGCAATTGAGATGTTTATGAGCATCACCGGTGTTTCCGAATCCATTGCAATTCAAAGGCTTGAG GAGCATGGGGGAGACCTTAATCAAGCTGTCAATGCACATTTTGCTGAAGGGGATAGGAACAT AACACATGAAACTCCTGTTGCTGCAATGGAGGACGATGTCATGGACATTGACGATGCAGCCCAAGTTGAACCCCAAAGACCTCCTTTCTCTCTGTTATCTTCCAACAGAAACTTGAATCCTTTCTCTCTTCTTGATCCTAACTTTAGGAGAAGTATACTGGATAGTGGTACTGATTTTACAAACCGAGATCCTTTTGTTTCCCATCCAAGAGAAGTGAGGGAGGTTCCAATAGAGGTTAAGGATGGGAATGGACAGTCTGGTCGTTCAGATAGTGCTCCAATTATAGAGGATGTTACTGAAACTGCACAAGCTCATGGCCCTGAAATTCGTGGCAATGTTATCCTTGATGAGGATGATGACAAAAATGTACCAACTGGTCCAGTTGAGAGAGCAACTGGGCATAATGTGGGAAGTGATAATACATTTGGTGGCTTCTCCCATGCTCCTGGTTCTAGGCCCACTGCTCCTGGCATTGATGACATGCCTGATTACAGCAATGATATAGAGGAAGAAATGATTAGAGCTGCCATTGAGGCTTCTAAGAGGGATGCCAAAATGTCAGACCATCAATCTCAAGTTCAGGAT GTTTCAAGGGATTCCATGCCTCAACACCAGCAGTCTCACTTGGAGGATCCTGAACTTGCCCGTGCAATGTCATTGTCATTGAAG ACAGCAGAGAGAGAGAAGGCATTACGCGAACTGGAAGGAGAAGTTGGAGTATCAGAAGTGGCAGGTCATACTCCATCTGCTGATGTGGAGGATCATGCAAAATCATCGTCCCCTTCAAATGGGAG GTTGCATGTTGGCATTTCTTCTGTCCCACATGAAGAAGGCGAAGATATAGAAGAGGCACCACTGGTCAGGCACAGGGCCAGACATGCATCTATTGGATCTGCTGACACTGGCAGAGATGATGAAGAAGTTGATGTTAGCCCTCGATTAAGTCCCAGGAACCATGATAGCCTTAATGCTCCACGGGTCGACGGAAATGACTTCCCCTCTGATGAG TGGGGTGGCATCTCATCCGAGGAACATGATGAAGCCGTGATGCTTGAAGCTGCAATGTTTGGTGGAATTCCTGAAGGGAGTGGGTATCGTCTTCCATATGCACCTCATCATATGATGCAGAATGGTTTAAACAGGAGTATGGATCCTTATACCCAGCGGGTACCTCGTCCTCCATCACCATCCCTTACTGCTCAGCGGTTATTACGGGAACAACAG GATGATGAGTACCTTGCTTCATTGCAAGCTGACAGAGAAAAGGAATTGAAGGCTAAGGAAGAAGCTGAAGCTGCTATTGCAGAAGAGAGGCGAAAGGAGGAGGAATTTCGTAAGAAACAGGAGGAAGAACAG GAAGTTGATAGACAACTAGCTGCAAAAGAAGCTTCTCTTCCCCAGGAACCACCATCCAATGATGAGAATGCTGTCACGCTTCTTGTGCGGATGCCTGATGGAAGCCGCAGGGGTCGACGGTTTCTTAAATCTGATAGATTACAG TGCCTGTTTGACTTCATTGATATCAGCAGAGTGGTTAAACCTGGCAATTACAGATTG GTGAGACCATATCCTCGACAAGCTTTTAGTGACGGAGAGAGTGGCTTAACCTTAAATGAGCTTGGCTtaacaagtaaacaagaagcCTTGTTTCTGGAGTTAATCTAG